The DNA sequence GAGTAGGCCAGCCCTGCTAGGCGAGGTCGAACATCCCGGCACCGACGAAACTCCCGGATTGTGCTCCCGGCGGCACAGCAAAGATCGCTGAGCCGACGTAGCGCACGTATTCATTCATGAGGTCGTTGCGTGAGAGCGCGAGCTGAATGGGAACGAACTGGGTTTCTGGATCACGCTGGAAGCTGATGAAGAACAGGCCGGCATTGAGCCGCCCGAGCTCGTCGTTGCCATCCACGAAGTTGTAGCCGCGTCGCAGAAGCTGCGCGCCACCGTGCGTGTCGGGGTGGGCGAGCTTCATGTGTGAATTGTCGTCAATCAGCGGCGCATCGTCTCGGCCAGCCTGATCGAAGTCGGGGTCGGTGAATTCGGAGCCGCCGCTGAGCGGTGCGCCTTCACCCTTGGTGCGCCCGAAGATCGTCTCTTGTTCACGCAGTGAGGTGCGGTCCCAGGTTTCGATGGTCATGCGAATCTTGCGGCTCACGAGATAGGAGCCGCCGGTCATCCATGAACTTCCATCGCTGGATGCTGCCCACACATAGTCGTTGACGCCTTCTGTTTCTTCTGCGCGAAGATTCGCGGTGCCATCTTTGAAGCCGAACAGGTTGCGGGGCGTCTTCTGCGCTTGCGTTGTGGAGGAGGTTCGGCCGAAGCCGAGCTGAGACCACCGCAGTGTGGCGCGGCCGAACGCGATACGAGAGAGGTTGCGGATGGCGTGCACGGCGACCTGTGGGTCGTCACTGCACGCTTGGATGCAGAGGTCGCCTCCGACGAGTTCGGGCAGGAGGGCGTCGCTGGGGAACTTAGGAAGGTCGATCAGGGCCGATGGTCGCTTGCTGGCGAGGCCGAACCGATCGTCGAATAGCGTGGCGCCGAAGCCGAACGTAATCGTGAGCCCACCCGGCGGTAGGTCGAGAGCTTCGCCCGTGTCATCCGGCGGTGCATCGTAGGGTCCACTCGCGGGACCGTAGTCGCCCGCAGCTTCGCCCGTCGTCATGCGCGCAGAGGCGTAGCTCCAGTCTTGGAGCAATTCGATGAGTTCATCGCGAGAGATGTCGTTGACATCAAACGCGGCGAAGTGCAACCGATCTTGCGCCGGGGTGATGATGCCAGATTGGTGATCGCCGAAGAAGGGATACGTGGCGGCGACATCGTTGCCGGTCGTTGATGAGCCGTCACCACCGCCGAACGCGAAAGCGCCACCGACGCCAAGCCCGGCGCCGACAACGCCAGCTCCGGCGAGGCCGAGGAGGCCGCGCCGGGAGAGACCCTTGGTGTCATCTGTCGGCATTGCTGTTCTTTCGTTGTGGGGCGGTGGGCGGCGGTTGCTCTCAGCAGCGGCCCAGGATGTGTGGAGTGGAGTTAGAGCACCAGCACCGCGGTGAGGCGGGAGAGGGGCTCAGCGAGTGCATTGACCTGATCGGAGAACGCGCGAATCTCGCTCGTGGAGAGTTCAGTGTAAAGACGGAATCCATCGCCCTCCTTTTGAGCATCGAGTAACGTCTGCAGCTCGTCGAATTCGTCGTCGAGGGTGGCCGCAAGATCGGCATCCTTCTCTACGAGAATGTCGCGAACGCCGTCGTAGAGCACGCGAGCGCCATCGATGTTGGCTTGGAAATCCCACAGATCAGTGTGCGACCAGAACTCTTCTTCTCCGGTTACCTTGCCGCTGGCCACCTCATCGAGGAGGCCAATCGCGCCGTTGGTTTGCTGATCGAGAGTAAATTCGAGATCCTGCACGTTGCTGTACAAAGTGTTGGTGTCTTCCAC is a window from the Salinibacterium sp. NK8237 genome containing:
- the efeB gene encoding iron uptake transporter deferrochelatase/peroxidase subunit, giving the protein MPTDDTKGLSRRGLLGLAGAGVVGAGLGVGGAFAFGGGDGSSTTGNDVAATYPFFGDHQSGIITPAQDRLHFAAFDVNDISRDELIELLQDWSYASARMTTGEAAGDYGPASGPYDAPPDDTGEALDLPPGGLTITFGFGATLFDDRFGLASKRPSALIDLPKFPSDALLPELVGGDLCIQACSDDPQVAVHAIRNLSRIAFGRATLRWSQLGFGRTSSTTQAQKTPRNLFGFKDGTANLRAEETEGVNDYVWAASSDGSSWMTGGSYLVSRKIRMTIETWDRTSLREQETIFGRTKGEGAPLSGGSEFTDPDFDQAGRDDAPLIDDNSHMKLAHPDTHGGAQLLRRGYNFVDGNDELGRLNAGLFFISFQRDPETQFVPIQLALSRNDLMNEYVRYVGSAIFAVPPGAQSGSFVGAGMFDLA